Sequence from the Megalops cyprinoides isolate fMegCyp1 chromosome 9, fMegCyp1.pri, whole genome shotgun sequence genome:
ATACGGGAGCAAATGCCAGTTCGCCCATGGAGAGGCCGAGCTTCGGTGCATGTACAGGCACCCCAAGTACAAAACGGAGGCTTGTCGCACTTTTTACAACTTTGGCTACTGCCCTTACGGGACCCGGTGTCACTTTATTCACGAAGAGAAGCTCCCCATGCAGCCCCAGAACCAGGCGCCCGTGAGCCAGCAGCCTCGCCTTCTCCGCCAGAGTGTCAGCTTCGCAGGGTTCTTGGGATCACGGAGCTCCCCTCCACCGACAATGCAGGACCCCCTGGGCTTTGCCCGCGCCCCCTCCGTGTCTCCACCCCCCGCTGACCTGCTGTCTCCGGTTTTCAGCGAGACCGGCACCCAGCCCATGAAAAACGCATTTCAGTACTGTCAAAGCCGTCAGAGTTTTGGCGACAGCCACCTCGTCCCACACATAATCGAGCCACAGAAGTCCACATGCTGCGTTTGCGGCCACGGGAATGGCTTCTCGTCCGCTGTGAGCAAACCTTTCATGAAGGAGGAACGAAGCAGCTCCTTCATCCTCCAGCAGAGCCTCCAGCGTTTCCCCTCCGAAGACTCGCTCTCGGACCGGGACAGTTACAGCAGCACGGGAAGCACTAGCGGCTCCGAATCCCCCACTTTTGACGGTTTGGGGAGCAAGCGTCTCACTGTCTTTGAGCGCCTGTCAATTTCTGATTAAGCAACGCTCAACACCACCCAGAGACAGTCGTAATTCTGAATCGTAACTAACTAGGGACGGTTcgatttacatttaaaaaagaaaaaaagatgatgcGCGTCAACACTTTATACTGTCTATTTatgttcacaaataattttcTCAGCGGAATTGTTTTTGGTACACACCTGTCTGTTATCCAAagctatatatttttataactaTGTATCTTATCATATATTTTCTATCATTGTCTTCCTTTATTTACCTTCTTTTAATTACCATGAATATAAAAGAAGAGAAATCTTTTCTTTAAGTGCTTCGTAAGTAATTTGCCACTGACATGAAAcctgtttggttttgtttctaTGCCAACAACTTTATTCATAATATCCCCAATTTTGTTATATCTAccagaaacaaaatgttaatgttcttttattttgtgtattatgGAAATTCATTTGACTCAAACTAAACGTCAGTATTGAAAAGATATTAAGCCATCAATGTGACAAActtgaaaaaggaaaacttgGATATTTACCCACTGTGAtttgcactttaaaaaaaatctgtattggGAGAGAAATCTCTGCATGTAGCATTTAACCAAAGCTTCATACTTTTATACGTTTTATAACTTCTGTTTTTATCAAGACATTCTTTTCTATTTGATTTTCTATGTGATTTGCCATGCCTTGACAAAATATTTGGAAACAAAGGATGTATTGATGCATACAAGCATCCCCACGTTCCCAACATTGCTTGAAAATGGTCTTGTCATGTTGTCTCAACCATTTCGTTGACAATATGAGGAGATGTGATTATGTCAACTGTAGGCTATGTCATACCTGTATGAGGTGTACCTAAAATCAATCTATTCTTTCAGAGACATGTTTGTGCTGCATAATGGTTTCACAACCCTGGTTGGGACCTTGGTCTAGGCGACTCATCTTTCATCagggaaaaataacaaaatagtacttcctatatatatatattttttttccattgtctgtGCATTGTGTAGACCTAactaatatatttattatactATTTATTGAAGTAATTccaatgtattttttacttatttatcaAGTGTTTGGTTTTGCTGAATATGCATATGgagatgattttattttgaaatgtccaaaatagtaaaataaaaacctgaTAATGATAAAGATGTGTGACTGAACTGTTTATTTCCACAGCAGTTGAAGTGAGTTGTCTCAGTTGTGAGATGATATCTGTTCGCtcttgaaacaaaatatttcaataatttcaATAAAGTTTTGCAATGTTGTAAAACATTGACAAACATGATAAGACATTTGTGTTGCAATGTTCTTGTTTCAAACAGCACgctcccacccacacacctaGGTTTGAATGTACGTAATAGTATGATGGCAGCAAACATTATTTCATATAACTTTTAATA
This genomic interval carries:
- the zgc:162730 gene encoding mRNA decay activator protein ZFP36, coding for MSDRLDDILVNLIKMGSEDSFSQQHTKRLNRSSSSYTPISKKFSPSSEQLTDTSGWPLDIWGENTSNKQFSFRPDRSMSLTESGALTFSKMKTHEVPPPPGFPPLNNSAALASNRYKTELCRSFQENGSCKYGSKCQFAHGEAELRCMYRHPKYKTEACRTFYNFGYCPYGTRCHFIHEEKLPMQPQNQAPVSQQPRLLRQSVSFAGFLGSRSSPPPTMQDPLGFARAPSVSPPPADLLSPVFSETGTQPMKNAFQYCQSRQSFGDSHLVPHIIEPQKSTCCVCGHGNGFSSAVSKPFMKEERSSSFILQQSLQRFPSEDSLSDRDSYSSTGSTSGSESPTFDGLGSKRLTVFERLSISD